Proteins found in one Microbacterium sp. SSM24 genomic segment:
- a CDS encoding phytoene desaturase family protein, with the protein MAAAVHSATHDVVIVGGGHNALVAAAYLARAGKSVVVLERLDHVGGAAVSERPWAGVDARLSRYSYLVSLLPRRVIDDLGLRIDLKRRRYSSYTPDPSDPSRGILVDTADAAATADSFARVTGTTTEAERFAAFYDRISPVARQLFPTVTAPLQRRSAVRDALGDAELWDDLFERPLGSMLRGALDSDIARGIALTDALIGTFASADDETLRQNRCFLYHVIGGGTGDWDVPVGGMGQVSGELERAARDAGAELRTHSEVTSISPDGEVAFEGAGGSATVRARAVLSGVGPSVLARLMGDSVAASAAPEGAQVKVNMLLRRLPRLRDSTVAPEAAFAGTFHINETMTQLEAAYDAAVGGSIPSPLPAEIYCHSLTDPSILGAELRASGAQTLTLFGLHVPHRLVEGKDPDAARSELLAAAQRSLDSVLAEPIADVVFDAPDGTPCVEARTTADLENSLGMIAGDIFHGPLSWPWADDDAPLETPAQRWGVETAHDRVLLCGSGAHRGGAVSGLGGHNAAMAALELLG; encoded by the coding sequence ATGGCCGCAGCAGTCCACTCCGCAACCCATGACGTCGTGATCGTCGGCGGCGGGCACAACGCTCTCGTCGCTGCCGCGTACCTCGCCCGCGCAGGAAAGTCCGTCGTCGTGCTCGAACGCCTCGACCACGTCGGCGGCGCCGCCGTCTCGGAGCGCCCGTGGGCCGGCGTCGACGCGCGCCTCTCCCGCTACTCGTACCTGGTGAGCCTGCTCCCCCGGCGCGTCATCGACGACCTCGGCCTGCGCATCGACCTCAAGCGCCGGCGGTACTCCTCCTACACGCCGGATCCGAGCGATCCCTCGCGAGGGATCCTGGTCGACACAGCGGATGCCGCGGCGACGGCCGATTCGTTCGCGCGGGTGACCGGCACCACGACCGAGGCCGAGCGGTTCGCCGCGTTCTACGACCGCATCTCCCCCGTCGCACGGCAGCTGTTCCCGACCGTGACCGCGCCGCTGCAGCGCCGGAGCGCCGTGCGCGATGCGCTGGGCGACGCCGAGCTGTGGGACGACCTGTTCGAGCGACCCCTCGGCTCGATGCTGCGCGGCGCCCTCGACAGCGACATCGCCCGGGGGATCGCGCTGACGGATGCCCTCATCGGCACGTTTGCGTCGGCCGACGATGAGACCCTGCGACAGAACCGCTGCTTCCTCTACCACGTCATCGGCGGCGGGACCGGCGACTGGGACGTCCCGGTGGGCGGCATGGGACAGGTGAGCGGCGAGCTCGAGCGGGCAGCGCGCGACGCGGGGGCCGAACTGCGCACGCACAGCGAGGTGACCTCGATCTCGCCCGACGGAGAGGTCGCGTTCGAGGGCGCTGGAGGCTCAGCGACCGTGCGTGCGCGCGCGGTGCTGAGCGGGGTCGGACCGAGCGTGCTCGCACGACTGATGGGCGATTCCGTCGCGGCATCCGCTGCCCCCGAGGGCGCGCAGGTGAAGGTCAACATGCTCCTGCGCCGGCTCCCCCGCCTGCGCGATTCGACCGTCGCGCCCGAGGCGGCGTTCGCCGGCACCTTCCACATCAACGAGACCATGACCCAGCTCGAAGCCGCCTACGACGCCGCGGTGGGCGGCAGCATCCCGAGCCCTCTGCCCGCCGAGATCTATTGCCACTCCCTCACGGACCCGTCGATTCTCGGCGCCGAGCTGCGCGCATCGGGTGCGCAGACGCTGACCCTGTTCGGTCTGCACGTGCCGCACCGCCTCGTCGAGGGCAAGGATCCGGATGCCGCACGCTCGGAACTCCTCGCGGCAGCGCAGCGCTCACTCGACTCGGTGCTGGCCGAGCCGATCGCCGACGTGGTGTTCGACGCGCCCGACGGCACGCCGTGCGTCGAGGCCCGCACGACGGCCGACCTCGAGAACTCTCTCGGGATGATCGCGGGCGACATCTTCCACGGTCCGCTGTCGTGGCCGTGGGCCGACGACGACGCGCCGCTGGAGACGCCCGCGCAGCGCTGGGGCGTCGAAACCGCACACGACCGCGTGCTGTTGTGCGGCTCGGGTGCGCACCGCGGCGGCGCGGTCAGCGGTCTCGGCGGCCACAACGCCGCGATGGCCGCGCTCGAACTCCTCGGCTGA
- a CDS encoding bile acid:sodium symporter family protein, protein MSALTTIGLPVALGIIMFGLGLSLTLGDFARVLKQPKAVIVALLCQLILLPAICFGLVLAFQLPPVLAVGMMMLAASPGGTTANLYSHLFRGDVALNISLTAVNSVISVITLPLITNFAIAYFDPFDDELGMQWAKVLEVFAIVLVPVAIGMVVRRLWPAFAKAMDKPVRIASVVILVVVIAGAVASNWTLLVENFARLSLITIVFCLISLTVGYLVPRLLKVGKRQAIAASFEIGIHNATLAIVIAQTVLMSTELSLPAAVYGVLMFFVAFGFGFLIRERGASAGDEALERDDAVEPAASA, encoded by the coding sequence ATGTCAGCGTTGACCACCATCGGCCTTCCCGTGGCCCTCGGGATCATCATGTTCGGGCTCGGACTGAGCCTCACTCTCGGAGACTTCGCGCGAGTCCTCAAGCAGCCGAAGGCGGTGATCGTGGCACTGCTGTGCCAGCTGATCCTCCTGCCCGCCATCTGCTTCGGGCTCGTGCTGGCCTTCCAGCTTCCCCCGGTGCTCGCCGTGGGCATGATGATGCTCGCGGCGTCGCCCGGAGGAACCACCGCCAATCTCTACAGCCACCTGTTCCGCGGCGATGTCGCCCTGAACATCTCCCTCACCGCCGTGAACTCGGTGATCTCGGTCATCACCCTTCCGCTCATCACCAACTTCGCGATCGCGTACTTCGACCCGTTCGACGACGAGCTCGGGATGCAGTGGGCGAAGGTGCTCGAGGTGTTCGCGATCGTCCTCGTCCCGGTGGCGATCGGCATGGTGGTGCGACGTTTGTGGCCGGCGTTCGCGAAGGCGATGGACAAGCCGGTGCGCATCGCGTCGGTCGTCATCCTGGTCGTCGTGATCGCGGGGGCGGTCGCGTCGAACTGGACGCTCCTCGTCGAGAACTTCGCGCGCCTGTCGCTCATCACGATCGTGTTCTGCCTCATCAGCCTCACCGTCGGATACCTGGTTCCCCGCCTGCTGAAGGTCGGCAAGCGTCAGGCCATCGCGGCGTCGTTCGAGATCGGCATCCACAACGCGACCCTGGCGATCGTCATCGCGCAGACGGTGCTCATGTCGACGGAGCTCAGCCTCCCCGCCGCGGTCTACGGGGTGCTGATGTTCTTCGTCGCCTTCGGTTTCGGGTTCCTCATCCGCGAGCGCGGGGCGAGCGCCGGTGACGAGGCGCTCGAGCGCGACGACGCCGTGGAGCCGGCAGCGTCGGCCTGA
- a CDS encoding sugar ABC transporter permease codes for MSDSIDRQIKEDQLLENRMGRADGVTTMAGIADLAAKPPKPPKHVKGERRQPFGRWFVDKGWRHLVGIAAIVFALLPLAYVLSASLNPIGTLTGSNQLFRAFSLDNYIEILTRDEGIYLTWYWNALVISVLSSLATVLLCAMGAYAFSRMRFRGRRTGLLSLLILQMFPQLLMIVAIFLTMIWITDVFPAIGLGTHAGLIMVYLGGALGVNIFLMYGFFNTIPTAIDEAAKIDGAGHARVFFTIMLPLITPILAVIGLLSFIGFIGEFAIASVLLTDPKDQTLAIGLFQLISGFQSQNWGIFAAGAVLAALPVMILFLLLQRYIAGGLIAGSVK; via the coding sequence ATGTCCGACTCCATCGACCGCCAGATCAAAGAGGATCAGCTCCTCGAGAACCGCATGGGTCGCGCCGACGGCGTGACCACCATGGCCGGCATCGCCGACCTCGCGGCGAAGCCCCCCAAGCCGCCTAAGCACGTCAAGGGCGAGCGGCGTCAGCCGTTCGGCAGGTGGTTCGTCGACAAGGGATGGCGCCATCTCGTCGGGATCGCGGCGATCGTCTTCGCCCTGCTGCCGCTGGCCTACGTACTCTCGGCGTCGCTGAACCCGATCGGCACCCTGACCGGCTCGAATCAGCTGTTCCGCGCGTTCTCGCTCGACAACTACATCGAGATCCTCACGCGCGACGAGGGCATCTACCTCACCTGGTACTGGAACGCGCTGGTCATCTCGGTCCTCTCGAGCCTCGCGACCGTGCTGCTGTGCGCCATGGGCGCGTATGCGTTCTCGCGCATGCGCTTCCGTGGCCGGCGCACGGGACTGCTGTCGCTGCTGATCCTGCAGATGTTCCCCCAGCTCCTCATGATCGTCGCGATCTTCCTCACGATGATCTGGATCACCGACGTCTTCCCGGCGATCGGCCTCGGCACCCACGCCGGCCTGATCATGGTGTACCTCGGCGGCGCCCTCGGCGTGAACATCTTCCTGATGTACGGGTTCTTCAACACGATCCCGACCGCGATCGACGAGGCGGCGAAGATCGACGGCGCCGGGCACGCCCGCGTGTTCTTCACGATCATGCTCCCGCTGATCACGCCGATCCTCGCCGTCATCGGCCTGCTGAGCTTCATCGGCTTCATCGGCGAGTTCGCGATCGCGAGCGTGCTGCTGACCGATCCGAAGGACCAGACCCTCGCGATCGGGCTCTTCCAGCTGATCTCGGGCTTCCAGTCGCAGAACTGGGGCATCTTCGCGGCCGGTGCGGTGCTCGCCGCCCTGCCGGTGATGATCCTGTTCCTCCTGCTCCAGCGCTACATCGCCGGCGGTCTGATCGCGGGCAGCGTCAAGTAG
- a CDS encoding M23 family metallopeptidase, whose protein sequence is MTLVNPFSEFDIPQGWLEGSHGLPGGGPAIDYAIPFGTVLRSPAGGRVSLSTDDAAGLRVAVILDDGRQIVLCHNSKFIAAHGDNVEALDELCESGNSGHVDPAPTAANPHAGAHLHTFGLNADGSRWNWTLDVAGTASSFAASLEPKEDEMILITAPGVHPALIELGAFTEVNNAEKLAVARKIAVRRVDLASKREYQVARALALHARTAAAMVSMTSIQLTDITNAARLGGEDAVEDLDFVVRIEDAVVDPDVIFPIDPTL, encoded by the coding sequence ATGACGCTCGTCAACCCATTCTCCGAGTTCGACATCCCTCAGGGGTGGCTCGAGGGCTCCCATGGTCTGCCCGGCGGCGGTCCCGCGATCGACTATGCGATTCCCTTCGGAACTGTGCTCCGGTCTCCCGCGGGCGGTCGGGTGTCGCTCTCCACTGACGACGCCGCCGGCCTTCGGGTCGCCGTGATCCTCGACGACGGCCGACAGATCGTCCTCTGCCACAACTCGAAGTTCATCGCGGCGCACGGTGACAACGTCGAGGCGCTCGACGAGCTGTGCGAGTCGGGCAACTCGGGTCACGTGGACCCCGCACCGACGGCAGCGAACCCGCATGCCGGAGCGCACCTGCACACTTTCGGACTGAACGCGGACGGTTCCCGATGGAACTGGACTCTCGACGTCGCCGGCACGGCCAGCTCTTTCGCCGCATCACTCGAACCGAAGGAGGACGAGATGATCCTCATCACCGCCCCGGGGGTCCACCCCGCCCTCATCGAACTGGGAGCGTTCACCGAGGTGAACAACGCCGAGAAGCTCGCGGTCGCGAGAAAGATCGCGGTGCGCCGTGTCGACCTCGCTTCCAAACGCGAGTATCAGGTGGCTCGCGCGCTCGCGCTGCATGCGCGGACCGCCGCGGCGATGGTGTCGATGACGTCGATCCAGCTCACCGACATCACCAACGCCGCGAGACTCGGCGGGGAGGACGCCGTCGAGGACCTCGACTTCGTCGTCCGGATCGAGGACGCCGTCGTGGACCCGGACGTCATCTTCCCGATCGACCCCACCCTCTGA
- a CDS encoding glycoside hydrolase family 13 protein → MPLAPHHDGSALHVSELAPALGDVVHVRLRVPAGYGPLSAVRTRSNPDHEPEWTDATRIGAANGWDWWEAPLTVRNPRHGYRWMLRHEDGRVEWLNQTGVHRIETLDAEDFALVAYPAPPAWLNEAVLYQVFPDRFARSAQADTHPTPDWAIPAQWSDPVDPVMPARSQQFYGGDLDGVIEKLDHLVSLGVNLLYLTPVFPAESNHRYDAGSFERIDPLLGGDEAYVRLVEAAHARGIRVIGDLTSNHSGDSHEWFRSAFGTPGAPEEEFYYFTDEGNTEYVSWLGYASLPKFDWSSEELRRRFVSGDDSVVAKWLKPPYNADGWRIDVANMTGRLGDVDLNAEVRQLLRETMLRINPDAILLGESTNDAASDLQGDGWHGAMTYPSFTRPVWGWLSEPTGVPYLDADGAELTESWFFGQPIGGIPRYTAGEFADAVTRFTAGIPWRVRLGNMQPLDTHDTARFATNAAPGAIPVAVGLSLTMPGLPVVFAGDEFGLIGADGEESRTPMPWGTESEPAAAERIALYRDLIALRRAHPALQSGGFRWVHTDDETVVFVRESADETLLVLASRGDADAALDAGAVPGAAAATALFGDATLAVADDGAVLLSADGPAFAVWALPGVAAPAPVQPVETAEVSRGVVDGDETTPAEEVREG, encoded by the coding sequence ATGCCCCTCGCCCCGCACCACGACGGATCGGCGCTGCACGTCTCCGAGCTCGCCCCCGCCCTCGGAGACGTCGTGCACGTGCGCCTGCGCGTGCCCGCCGGATACGGCCCGCTGAGCGCCGTCCGCACGCGTTCGAACCCCGATCACGAACCCGAGTGGACCGATGCCACGCGCATCGGCGCGGCGAACGGATGGGACTGGTGGGAGGCGCCGCTCACCGTGCGGAACCCGCGACACGGCTACCGGTGGATGCTGCGGCACGAGGACGGCCGCGTCGAGTGGCTGAATCAGACCGGCGTGCACCGCATCGAGACGCTCGACGCCGAGGACTTCGCCCTCGTGGCCTACCCGGCGCCGCCCGCGTGGCTGAACGAGGCCGTGCTGTACCAGGTGTTCCCCGACCGCTTCGCCCGCTCGGCGCAGGCCGACACCCACCCGACGCCGGACTGGGCGATCCCCGCGCAGTGGTCCGACCCGGTCGACCCCGTGATGCCGGCCCGCTCGCAGCAGTTCTACGGCGGCGACCTGGACGGCGTCATCGAGAAGCTCGACCATCTCGTGTCCCTCGGCGTGAACCTCCTCTACCTCACGCCGGTCTTCCCGGCCGAGTCGAATCACCGCTACGACGCGGGCAGCTTCGAGCGCATCGACCCGCTGCTCGGCGGCGACGAGGCGTACGTGCGCCTCGTCGAGGCGGCGCACGCCCGCGGCATCCGCGTCATCGGCGACCTCACCAGCAACCACTCGGGTGACAGTCACGAGTGGTTCCGCAGCGCGTTCGGCACCCCGGGCGCCCCCGAGGAGGAGTTCTACTACTTCACCGACGAAGGCAACACCGAGTACGTGTCATGGCTCGGCTATGCGAGCCTGCCGAAGTTCGACTGGTCGTCGGAGGAGCTGCGTCGCCGGTTCGTCTCGGGCGACGATTCGGTCGTGGCGAAGTGGCTCAAGCCGCCGTACAACGCCGACGGGTGGCGCATCGACGTGGCGAACATGACCGGACGCCTCGGCGACGTCGACCTCAACGCCGAGGTTCGTCAGCTGCTGCGCGAGACGATGCTGCGCATCAACCCCGACGCGATCCTGCTGGGGGAGTCGACCAACGACGCCGCGAGCGACCTGCAGGGCGACGGCTGGCACGGTGCGATGACGTATCCGTCGTTCACCCGTCCGGTGTGGGGCTGGCTGAGCGAGCCGACCGGCGTGCCCTACCTCGATGCGGACGGGGCCGAGCTCACCGAGTCGTGGTTCTTCGGCCAGCCGATCGGCGGCATCCCGCGCTACACGGCGGGCGAGTTCGCCGACGCCGTGACGCGGTTCACCGCCGGCATCCCGTGGCGCGTGCGCCTGGGCAACATGCAGCCGCTCGACACGCACGACACGGCACGGTTCGCGACCAACGCCGCGCCGGGCGCGATCCCGGTGGCGGTCGGCCTGTCGCTCACCATGCCGGGTCTGCCGGTCGTGTTCGCCGGCGACGAGTTCGGGCTCATCGGCGCCGACGGCGAGGAGAGCCGCACCCCGATGCCGTGGGGCACCGAGAGTGAGCCGGCCGCGGCGGAGCGCATCGCCCTGTATCGCGACCTGATCGCCCTGCGCCGCGCTCATCCCGCCCTGCAGTCGGGCGGGTTCCGGTGGGTGCACACCGACGACGAGACCGTGGTCTTCGTGCGCGAGTCCGCGGACGAGACGCTGCTCGTGCTCGCCAGCCGAGGAGATGCGGATGCCGCGCTCGACGCCGGCGCGGTGCCAGGCGCCGCCGCCGCGACCGCGCTCTTCGGCGACGCGACGCTCGCGGTGGCCGACGACGGCGCCGTGCTGCTGTCGGCCGACGGCCCCGCCTTCGCCGTGTGGGCGCTGCCGGGGGTCGCGGCTCCCGCGCCGGTCCAGCCCGTCGAGACCGCCGAGGTGTCGCGCGGTGTCGTCGACGGCGACGAGACGACTCCGGCCGAGGAGGTCAGGGAGGGCTGA
- a CDS encoding PfkB family carbohydrate kinase, with amino-acid sequence MTRVVVVGDALIDELRDDHGVREFVGGAALNVAVGLTRLGVPATLIAMVGDDEPGSHIRSYLADYGVELIETPSPLGTARAVSTRTGGGEPEYVFNDASQQRRIRFGERERAAMADAALVVVSCFAFDDTAQTDELAEAISAAGAALAIDPNPRSGMMRDSEEFVRGFERLAAGAALVKIGEDDAELLYGETLDALRARLVDLGVGAVLATQGASGATVEAGEVVVTHPISNLPGRIVDTMGAGDAAFAAAVAALAESAPSSEEEWAAVLASAMDVAAATCRFEGALLRTAASLESLDLDRIGT; translated from the coding sequence ATGACCCGCGTCGTCGTGGTGGGCGATGCGCTCATCGACGAGCTGCGCGACGACCACGGCGTGCGGGAGTTCGTCGGCGGCGCCGCGCTCAACGTCGCGGTCGGACTCACGCGGCTCGGAGTTCCCGCCACGCTCATCGCGATGGTCGGCGACGACGAGCCCGGCTCGCACATCCGCTCCTACCTCGCCGACTACGGTGTGGAGCTGATCGAGACGCCGTCGCCACTGGGCACGGCCCGCGCTGTGAGCACGCGCACCGGCGGCGGAGAGCCTGAGTACGTCTTCAACGACGCATCGCAGCAGCGCCGTATCCGCTTCGGCGAACGCGAGCGGGCGGCGATGGCGGATGCCGCGCTCGTCGTCGTGAGCTGCTTCGCGTTCGACGACACCGCGCAGACGGATGAGCTGGCCGAGGCGATCTCGGCAGCGGGGGCCGCCCTCGCGATCGACCCGAACCCGCGGTCGGGGATGATGCGCGATTCCGAGGAGTTCGTGCGGGGATTCGAGCGGCTCGCGGCGGGCGCGGCGCTCGTGAAGATCGGCGAGGACGACGCGGAACTCCTGTACGGAGAGACCCTCGACGCGCTGCGGGCACGGCTCGTCGACCTCGGTGTCGGTGCGGTCCTCGCGACGCAGGGCGCGTCGGGTGCGACGGTCGAGGCGGGAGAGGTCGTCGTCACGCACCCGATCTCGAACCTGCCCGGGCGCATCGTCGACACGATGGGTGCGGGCGACGCGGCGTTCGCCGCAGCGGTCGCCGCGCTCGCCGAGAGCGCGCCGTCGAGCGAGGAGGAGTGGGCCGCGGTACTGGCCTCGGCGATGGATGTCGCGGCCGCCACGTGCCGGTTCGAGGGGGCGCTCCTGCGCACGGCGGCCTCGCTCGAGTCGCTGGATCTGGACCGCATCGGCACCTGA
- a CDS encoding glycosyltransferase has protein sequence MRVLFLSANLGGNVPPTMAIVRELCRRGVEVDVAGILLPDAAQGSGEPASDAAVTPTEVDAPWAQQRDESGGPQPLGPTLARIFLSSRLTRDAEALIRERRPDVVVVDCMALALIKGANRSGVPVVVLLHTFAEYWRRSFLRGPVAAIVGALGFSPRALWSAATQRLLLTDPVLDPARDAPGFESYFWTGTTETGAAGEQHPAGGTPRVIVSFSTTPLPGMRRAYRDVIEALSGLPVDAVVTTGGYDLRAASVAPNVQVRGYVPHSEVLPGAAPLIGHGGHSTTMKALSHGIPLLVLPLNPTADQALIGDVIGEAGLGRPISARSGPERIRREVAQLLQDSAVQQRARATGARLRSLPPGAAIAADLILDAARS, from the coding sequence ATGAGGGTGCTGTTTCTCAGCGCGAACCTGGGTGGCAACGTGCCGCCGACGATGGCGATCGTCCGCGAGCTGTGCCGTCGCGGGGTCGAGGTCGATGTCGCCGGAATCCTCCTCCCGGATGCCGCGCAGGGTTCGGGTGAACCGGCCTCCGACGCCGCGGTGACGCCCACCGAGGTCGATGCCCCGTGGGCGCAGCAGCGCGACGAGTCGGGCGGACCCCAGCCGCTCGGGCCGACTCTCGCTCGCATCTTCCTCAGCTCGCGTCTCACCCGTGACGCGGAGGCGCTCATCCGGGAACGCCGGCCGGACGTGGTCGTGGTCGACTGCATGGCGCTCGCGCTGATCAAGGGCGCGAACCGCAGTGGGGTCCCGGTCGTCGTGCTCCTGCACACGTTCGCCGAGTACTGGCGCCGCAGCTTCCTCCGGGGTCCGGTCGCGGCGATCGTCGGTGCGCTCGGCTTCTCGCCGCGCGCCCTGTGGAGCGCGGCGACGCAGCGCCTTCTGCTGACGGATCCGGTGCTCGATCCCGCGCGGGACGCCCCGGGGTTCGAGAGCTACTTCTGGACGGGAACCACCGAGACGGGCGCGGCCGGCGAACAGCATCCGGCCGGCGGCACCCCGCGCGTGATCGTCTCGTTCTCGACCACGCCACTGCCCGGGATGCGGCGGGCGTACCGCGATGTCATCGAGGCGCTGAGCGGTCTTCCCGTCGACGCGGTCGTCACGACCGGCGGGTATGACCTGCGAGCAGCATCCGTCGCGCCGAATGTGCAGGTTCGCGGATACGTGCCGCACTCCGAGGTGCTTCCCGGGGCGGCGCCCCTGATCGGACACGGCGGACACTCGACGACGATGAAGGCGCTCAGCCACGGCATCCCGCTTCTCGTGCTGCCCCTCAACCCCACAGCCGACCAGGCGCTCATCGGCGACGTCATCGGCGAAGCGGGTCTGGGGCGGCCGATCTCGGCGCGGAGCGGTCCGGAGAGGATCCGGCGAGAGGTCGCTCAACTGCTGCAGGACTCCGCCGTTCAGCAGCGCGCGCGGGCGACGGGCGCTCGCTTGCGCTCGCTTCCGCCCGGCGCGGCGATCGCCGCCGATCTGATCCTCGACGCAGCTCGCAGCTGA
- a CDS encoding FBP domain-containing protein, whose product MRPLTEDDVRSSFVNASPDELRIVALPTDFMLTDWDHLDFFAWRDPRTRGRGYVITEVDGEPRGVVLRAAEGRSGARSAMCNLCHTMQPADQVALFTARRAGVAGEHGDSIGTYICTDLSCHENVRLAPPLAPSEIRASVDLRIDGTRRRAEAFVGRVLENAEVRR is encoded by the coding sequence ATGCGCCCACTGACCGAAGACGACGTGCGTTCATCGTTTGTGAACGCCTCACCGGACGAACTGCGGATCGTCGCCCTGCCGACCGATTTCATGCTCACCGACTGGGATCACCTCGACTTCTTCGCGTGGCGCGATCCGCGCACGCGCGGACGCGGCTACGTGATCACCGAGGTGGACGGCGAACCGCGCGGCGTCGTGCTGCGCGCGGCCGAGGGCCGGTCCGGCGCGCGGTCGGCGATGTGCAATCTGTGCCACACGATGCAGCCGGCCGATCAGGTCGCGCTCTTCACTGCACGGCGCGCGGGCGTCGCGGGGGAGCACGGCGACAGCATCGGCACCTACATCTGCACCGACCTGTCGTGCCATGAGAACGTGCGGCTCGCCCCGCCGCTCGCTCCCAGCGAGATCCGCGCGAGCGTCGATCTGCGCATCGACGGCACCCGCCGGCGCGCCGAGGCATTCGTCGGTCGGGTGCTCGAGAACGCGGAGGTCCGCCGATGA
- a CDS encoding ABC transporter permease subunit encodes MADVKTEAPPANTPPKRPRGGAPEFGPQRKLTSGGILALVIKVVLLGIIDALAIFGLYVLIGKGDWVAAALLLAVVGLVNYIYLKPGVLPAKYLTPGLFFLAIFQVFVIFYTGYISFTNYGDAHNSTKEDAIAQIVRTSQERVPDSPAYAVEVYKQADQFGMLVAEPGGGTAFGTNEQPLEDASSAPDGWDKLNLNQVLRFQDEVLALNVPVSDDINDGTLRTPDGTTAFVFTSTLEYDEAADAFTNTETGVVYADDGEGNFRAEDGQALTPGWRVVIGWDNYAYAFTNEQIRDPLIRVTIWTFAFAFLSTILCFALGLFLAIVFNHPTLRGKKIYRILVILPYAFPTYLTGLVWAGMLNQEFGFINEVLLGGANIPWLSDPWLARLSVLLVNMWLGYAYMFLVCTGALQSLPDDVIEAAKMDGAGAWRIFRSIKLPLLFVAVAPLLIATFAFNFNNFAVIFMLTGGNPRFPDTTLPIGATDIMITMVYKIAFGSGGGRDYGLASALSILIFIVVAIIAAISFRSTKSLEDLH; translated from the coding sequence ATGGCCGACGTGAAGACAGAGGCACCGCCCGCGAACACCCCGCCGAAGAGGCCCCGAGGCGGAGCGCCCGAGTTCGGACCGCAGCGCAAGCTGACCAGCGGCGGCATCCTCGCCCTCGTCATCAAGGTGGTGCTGCTCGGCATCATCGACGCCCTCGCGATCTTCGGACTGTACGTCCTCATCGGCAAGGGCGACTGGGTCGCCGCGGCACTGCTCCTCGCCGTCGTGGGCCTGGTCAACTACATCTACCTGAAGCCCGGCGTGCTGCCGGCCAAGTACCTCACCCCCGGCCTCTTCTTCCTCGCGATCTTCCAGGTCTTCGTCATCTTCTATACGGGCTACATCTCGTTCACGAACTACGGCGACGCGCACAACAGCACCAAGGAAGATGCCATCGCGCAGATCGTGCGCACGTCGCAGGAGCGCGTTCCCGACTCTCCCGCCTACGCGGTCGAGGTCTACAAGCAGGCCGATCAGTTCGGCATGCTCGTCGCCGAGCCCGGCGGCGGCACCGCCTTCGGCACCAACGAGCAGCCGCTCGAGGACGCCTCGAGCGCGCCCGACGGCTGGGACAAGCTCAACCTCAACCAGGTGCTGCGCTTCCAGGACGAAGTCCTCGCGCTCAACGTCCCGGTGTCGGACGACATCAACGACGGCACCCTCCGCACGCCCGACGGGACGACCGCGTTCGTCTTCACCTCGACCCTCGAGTACGACGAGGCGGCCGACGCCTTCACGAACACCGAGACCGGTGTCGTCTATGCCGACGACGGCGAGGGCAACTTCCGGGCGGAGGACGGCCAGGCCCTGACACCCGGTTGGCGGGTCGTGATCGGCTGGGACAACTACGCGTACGCCTTCACGAACGAGCAGATCCGCGATCCCCTGATCCGGGTCACCATCTGGACGTTCGCCTTCGCCTTCCTCTCGACGATCCTCTGCTTCGCGCTCGGCCTCTTCCTCGCCATCGTCTTCAACCACCCGACGCTGCGCGGAAAGAAGATCTACCGCATCTTGGTGATCCTCCCGTACGCGTTCCCGACCTACCTCACCGGTCTGGTCTGGGCGGGCATGCTCAATCAGGAGTTCGGCTTCATCAACGAGGTGCTCCTGGGCGGTGCGAACATCCCGTGGCTGAGCGATCCGTGGCTGGCGCGCTTGAGCGTGCTGCTGGTGAACATGTGGCTCGGCTACGCCTACATGTTCCTGGTGTGCACGGGTGCGCTGCAGTCGCTGCCCGACGATGTCATCGAGGCCGCCAAGATGGACGGCGCGGGTGCCTGGCGTATCTTCCGCTCCATCAAGCTGCCGCTGCTGTTCGTCGCGGTCGCTCCGCTGCTGATCGCCACCTTCGCGTTCAACTTCAACAACTTCGCGGTGATCTTCATGCTCACCGGCGGCAATCCGAGGTTCCCCGATACGACGCTGCCCATCGGCGCGACCGACATCATGATCACGATGGTCTACAAGATCGCGTTCGGAAGCGGCGGCGGTCGTGACTACGGCCTGGCGAGCGCCCTGTCGATCCTGATCTTCATCGTCGTCGCGATCATCGCCGCCATCTCCTTCCGATCGACGAAGTCACTGGAGGATCTGCACTGA